In a genomic window of Phyllostomus discolor isolate MPI-MPIP mPhyDis1 chromosome 5, mPhyDis1.pri.v3, whole genome shotgun sequence:
- the TMEM50A gene encoding transmembrane protein 50A isoform X2, translating to MSGFLEGLRCSECIDWGEKRNTVASIAAGVLFFTGWWIIIDAAVIYPTMEEFNHSYHACGVIATIAFLMINAVSNGQVRGDSYSEGCLGQTGARIWLFIGFMLAFGSLIASMWILFGGYVAKEKAIVYPGIAVFFQNAFIFFGAAKPEEIKDICSQ from the exons ATGTCTGGGTTTCTGGAAGGGCTGAGGTGCTCGGAATGCATCGACTGGGGGGAAAAACGCAACACCGTTGCTTCCATTGCCGCGGGCGTCCTG ttttttacagGCTGGTGGATTATCATAGATGCAGCCGTCATTTATCCCACTATGGAAGAGTTCAACCATTCATACCATGCCTGTGGCGTTATAGCAACCATTGCCTTCCTAAT GATTAACGCAGTATCTAATGGACAAGTCCGAGGTGACAGTTACAGTGAAGGTTGCCTGGGTCAAACAG GTGCTCGCATATGGCTGTTCATTGGTTTCATGCTGGCCTTCGGTTCTCTGATTGCGTCCATGTGGATTCTCTTTGGTGGTTACGTTGCTAAAG aaaaagcCATAGTGTACCCTGGAATTGCTGTATTTTTCCAAAATGCCTTCATCTTTTTTGG
- the TMEM50A gene encoding transmembrane protein 50A isoform X1, translated as MSGFLEGLRCSECIDWGEKRNTVASIAAGVLFFTGWWIIIDAAVIYPTMEEFNHSYHACGVIATIAFLMINAVSNGQVRGDSYSEGCLGQTGARIWLFIGFMLAFGSLIASMWILFGGYVAKEKAIVYPGIAVFFQNAFIFFGGLVFKFGRTEDLWQ; from the exons ATGTCTGGGTTTCTGGAAGGGCTGAGGTGCTCGGAATGCATCGACTGGGGGGAAAAACGCAACACCGTTGCTTCCATTGCCGCGGGCGTCCTG ttttttacagGCTGGTGGATTATCATAGATGCAGCCGTCATTTATCCCACTATGGAAGAGTTCAACCATTCATACCATGCCTGTGGCGTTATAGCAACCATTGCCTTCCTAAT GATTAACGCAGTATCTAATGGACAAGTCCGAGGTGACAGTTACAGTGAAGGTTGCCTGGGTCAAACAG GTGCTCGCATATGGCTGTTCATTGGTTTCATGCTGGCCTTCGGTTCTCTGATTGCGTCCATGTGGATTCTCTTTGGTGGTTACGTTGCTAAAG aaaaagcCATAGTGTACCCTGGAATTGCTGTATTTTTCCAAAATGCCTTCATCTTTTTTGG AGGGCTGGTTTTTAAGTTCGGCCGCACCGAAGACCTGTGGCAGTGA